Within the Medicago truncatula cultivar Jemalong A17 chromosome 4, MtrunA17r5.0-ANR, whole genome shotgun sequence genome, the region TAATCATGACTAAAACTTCATTCAACCTTAATTATGAGAagaaaaatatacataattttttttcttacttaaATTTTAGACTcgagaatattttttaaaatcgtCGATCTCCAAGAAATTTAAACTTTGTATCTTGGAAACTCTTACTAATAAGGTAGCGCTTCAAACATACTTTTTACCATCTATTAAAACCGCTCCAATCCTTCTCTTTTTTCTAGAAAACCATAATTAGAGATTTCACGTAGAATCACAAATAGGTTTAACTTATCATAGTGGGTTGATAAGAAAGTGTCATGCATAACAATGTTGTGTTTAAGAGGATTGattttttcatccaaaaaagATTAGCGGTGCagtttattgtttgtttgtctctcATTCGCATGTAATTATCTATATATACCATTTTGACATTAAAGTTTGAATATGACAATCATAAAAGATCTATCGTTTTGAGGTCAAAAAAGGGAAAggagaaaacaaaagaataagcTACGGTATTTTGATAGAATTTAGAGGATTGGTATCATCCCACACACATGACATGATCAATTCCTTTGACTCTTTGTGCGTCTCATGTGGTGGCAAACTGAGCGTGTTGGTAAATCGGTTCAATCTACAACAAATGTGTCATAGTGTTGTGGACCAAATATCCACCCAAAAGTTTTCCAAAACAAACCACTAAAACCTTGATTAATGGCTATGCTTGAGTGATGATCCTAAATGGGACTGATAACTGTTAGAAACCAATGAAAGTGAAAACCATGGTTCTCCCACTTGGTGTTTCACACATCATATATATGCTAGTATTTAATTTTAGTCACATCGATCTGTAGATCAAGTCAACTACTGATAAAGAAAAAGGACAATATGCATGATTGCAATTATTTAGGGTGACCAAGTGTTCTATGTAATATAGGATAGGTGGATGTttgaaaattgttcaaaattttgACAATGGTAGATGTTgcgacttttaaaataagtCATTGTCTTCAAGGTTCTTGCGATGTGATAGTACTAATATGAAAAAAGATAATACGTATTTAAGTTGAATGTTGAGAAGAGAACGCAAAGAACTCTCTCGATTGGCCTTAAGGTAGATCACTTAACTATGGTGTCAATTGGGACATTGATCGAAGGAAATCGAGTAGATTTTACAAAAACAAGATAAAGGTTTGATATACaacaatgatatttaaaaacttcaaattttccTACATTCATTCAACACTTCATtatctctttatcttttttttttttttatcacattatCAACTTATCACATATATCACATCACTCTCTTATCGCTATCTCTTTCAAGAAGTACACACATAATATATTGTCTAAGAAACGTTTTCCTTTTATATAAGAGGTCTTGAGAACAACGTTGTGCTGGAGTATAGTATAAAGTAGTGGACAAATAGAGCAAGAGGGTTGGAGGAGGAGGCGACAACAGAACATCGTTGCGCCatgaaaatctattttttgttataaaaaaaaaaaaaaaaaactttttttactaCTACTTACATTTTGTTCTAGATTGGGTGAAGACCTGTTACCTTCGCACACAAGGTGACCCTTTCTCACAAACGTATGATGAGTGGACTATGATATAGACATGCCCTAAATTCACTAAATCAGGGTCGAGTAGGCTAATTTGTACAATTCAAACTGAATCCAAAGCTAAATTGTCATCATATGCTCGTAGTTGTCCACCGAGGACAGTTGTCTGAGTAAAAGTTTGAGCGCTAGAAACCCTAGTTATTCACTCACTATAAAGGGTAACTTGTAGCTGCTTCATGATACACACTTTCAACCCTAACACCTCGCGTATTTAACACATTCTTAATCGTTAGAGTGTTTGCATGAATCTCCTAAAAGAAGAAAACTGTTAATCTAGGGTTAGAGGTTCCGCGTCGTCACCACctcatttggattatgtttgCTAATGAGGCTCGGGTGCTTATATCTCCGACTATATAAAAGCTGCAATTCTGTTTTCCTATCAGTAAAAGATCAAGGTTTACgatttattacttttatttaaaaatataacaacccATTTGCCAACGTCAACAATAACACAATATTTAGTCTAGACCGCTAGACCATAATCAAATGTGCTCTAATACCTACCCAAATAAGGCGTGCTTACTCATACACAAGAATAAGAAATGTATAAAACTATAAAGATGAaatagttttaaattaaaattgttttctaaGGCCACGATTTATTTCTCCTATAGTTTTTTGTGTAATGTAAACTTCCACTCAACTAACAATacatatatcaaatttttgtaaggaatgcaaatattattaagttgatcattttcatcatagtttaaactcaaaattttaCAAGTGTATGTGATTTTTAATTGATATTTATCATCTTATCTAcggacaaaaattaaataaataaacacctATGTTGACACGCACGTGTAAGTGAGAAATTCATTAAAACACAATTTCTTTCATCAATTCAACTACTTGAAATTTGAATGTTGAACATGGGAATGTACTTAGTCAATGGTTTCTCCCCTACCCGCACATAATGTTTTATTGAGTTGGACATTTTTAAATTACTCTTACGCAACTTTTGGTGCCGCTAACTTGGAACgtttaatcttttttataaattgaaattacGGAAGACACACATCATCATTGTAGTATATGGGGTGAATTTATTCCGTaaatttagctcagttgataagaataatgtataatatatgcaaggatttggttcgaatcccggacaccaaaaaaaaacatgggaTGAGTTATATGatcaaattttatcttttggtCAAATCATTGAATTTTGGATGTTTTGTGATAGTTGTCCAATAGAATTTATGTATCATAATCTATCAACGAAAGAATTTAAATATGAATCGAAGTCTTATCTTTATCATCAAAATTTAGAGTGAGGAAATGATGCTCGAATTTAATACTAACAAGACCTTCGATCTTAAAATATGTTTACACATGTATCTATATATCATTTTACTACTAGACCAAACATTTGGTTGTTActacttttattttcaaatttaaatatggACTGTCAAGTCCCATTTAAGTATAGTGATCAAATAGCATCACGTTGTTATTGACAGCAAAAgttaaagaaagaaataaaataagaagTGCATTTTGTCTTCTAAAAGATAACacaatcaataaataatttaagcTGATTGAAACTCCTTATGAAAAATTATAGATTATATAGACAAGACAAGTAGGCACTCTAATGTACTATAGAAGCTAAGTTGACATTGGCATATACAGATAGATCACAACGCATCTCCACCAGTCACAAAAAAACAAGAACACTCTCTTTTACTAAAAATGGGATTACATCCTATGCATGAACCTATAGGAAACAAAATAAAGTGCAACCCAACCAAAAGTCTTATTCCCATTTCTTTATactcatcataatcaattttttagtGATGCACATATAAGTTGACTTTGGGGGAAAAAGCCATAAGAAAATTTTGTTGGCTAATATCCAAACGGGTTTATCTTTTTGTGAACTTTATTCATGGCCACCAAATGTATCAACCCATTACCACATATACTCCCACTGAATTCAACATTTCCTTGGGCTATCTTGATCAACTCTTTGAATTCTAACATCTTGATCTCTTGGATTCTAACATCTTTGAATATGAccttttttatgatttatgacGTTTATTTACTTGCTTAATGAACATGTAAAACTCCtcaataacaaatataaaaaatgaggCTCAAATGGCAAAGAGCTCCTTTCAAGAACGTACCCGAGGTACTGGGTTCGATTCTCAGGGGAAACAACGTTTGATCAGTGCGTATGTCTTTACGCATGAGTCGGATTAGTAGTCCACCATTGATGGGTCGGAAACTGATgcgaaaacaaacaaaaaaaaatatatatatatatatatatatatatatataaaatgtggcaagattgatttcaacttttaaactataagtttctttgttatttatttaattaatttgttctGTTGTAGTCATGATTAGTCGTCTATACATTTTTTGTTGTAGAATATACATGCATAATGCTTGGTGTGACATAGTGTCATTCAATTATTATTCAAAGTAACTGTGCTGATATGTTAGCATGACAAagagatatataaaaaaatggacAACATGAGACTCCGATACAACTTTCATATTTGCCCTTATGTCTaacatgaattttaattttatattgtcATCCTCAACCCAACTCCATATcatattaaatatattgatCTGATTCTTAAAAGTTAGCTCATAAGATAAAAGTGccctaaaatattaaaatgtgaTGTTGATCCTTGGATCGGATatcgagtttaaaaaaaatgtgataataatataacaataagacttgatgtatataatttataattaggaaaagatatttttttaaaaaaagaaaaacacctTAGTCTTCAAGAGAAAGATAActtaattaagtttaaatttaaatacattGGGTTTGTACCTAATAATGAACAAAGCATGAGATACCTACAGGCTACACCACTTGTCATGATGAAGCCATTTGAACCTAACATTGCAAAATTTACTATTCATATATCATTCTCACCGTACTGAATTCTATAAAACGTGTTAAATTACaaatcattcaattatttttttattggtcacAATCAATACTGTTCTGAAGTCAACCCAAATATTTGAAACACAAATTTGGCTTCATTTCTTAGGCTATAATAACATGTACAACAACTCGCATGGCCACTCATAATAGGAGTAATTTTTTTGGTAGTTTATCATGACTGCACATGCCAGAATTTAATGTATAATGGTTGTGAGACTGTTTGTTTTGCATGGCAGAATAGAGTATATACTATATAACCCTTTTTGCGACCAATGGTTAATCGACAACCCTAGATCTCTCATATGTTTAATtggtataaatataatatacttGACACTTAAAAGGAAAACTCACtaaaaattattagaaatttATAACTAATGAATAGATATGTTGAGTGTTAACTACTATTTTTATTTGCTCTAACCAATTTTCTTACCATCCgatgaaatatataaaaaaaacaaaaaaatctttgtgagagagaaaaaaaaaatcatttataataTTGTGGTTAACCAATATCACATAACATCGGCACCGCACCTtttttatatcaatattttacaatatatgatattttttaagagGTACAACAATGTATGACTTTGTTGGCACCAGTTGAAATTGGTACAACCGTGTATAAAGTGGGCCCCTTGTGGCCTATAAAAAGAAATAGTCAGAGGCTGAAGATCCTAGAGCCATCAAACTAACAAATCTAATGAAAAGTCCACATCTTAGCAAGGAAAAAATGAAGTCCATCTTTGCTTCCTTCATactcttttctcttcttctgGTAAGCTTTCATGATCCATCTCTATGAAATTTCTTCATATCATTCACATAATTTATTGTctttaaacaaaaatcaatttatattatatttttgctgacctttcaattttctttgtatTAAAATAGGTTGCTGACCTCTCTTATGCAAGAAAAGACTTGGGAGGTTATTGGAAGAATATGATGAATGACCAACCTATGCCTGAAGCAATCAAAGAACTTGTTCAAAATCAAGAGGTGTCAGATGACTTTATTAGAGACTTTGATGTAAAGCCTAATGTCATATTATATCACACACATGTTGAAtccaagaagaagaaagaacatGTCTTTGTGAAAAACTCTCAACAAGAGCTTCATGGAACATGAAAACATGGTTGGACATGTGtatttaataatatcttatatggaaaaaatattagtatttaaGGTTTATTTTGTAGGGAGTTATTGATGTTTCtaaagttgtatttttgttgATGGTTTTGACCTTTTTATCTATAGATGTATTTTTATGGTTATGCTGTTTTTTGCTGCATCTATTTTTGGGTCTtgcataatttttaaccaatagaTTTGATTGATGTATCTAGTGTGGATTGATTGCTCTTAATAAATTCTTAGCACAATATTTTCTCTCCAGATTTATATTGTGTTTGGTATTCAATAAAAGTCAGAAGACAATGAAACTTGGATGGTATTTGATCAATTTAATAAAAGATTTTTAGctttattttatgtatttaatttctttcctCGGAGTTTCAAAGGAAAGGATAAATGTTCAGTGTCCATTCAAATCATAACTTTtcctgcataaaaaaaattaaatcataactttaaacaatttaacATTCCTTGTGGATGAAGGCAGATGATATTTTTACTTACAAAGTGCTAATTTCCCTGTTGAATGAGTCTGTTTTTTCAATGATAGAAGACTAATACTCCAAATCAAAGATTTTTGTACCAATAGTAActcttgttttttaaaattctattttatcttttaggGCCCAACTGAATCGGTACGATTTGTCTCCTTGCTGCATGAAACAAGAAATAATAGTTGTTTAAGCattaacaattgcagcatagcatagttgttttttatttatcagtcaaaaaagaaatttgcaGCATAGCATAATTATCACTTTTCTTAACAACGAAGAAAAAGACAGTTTGGGCTTCAGTGCATGAACCCAGGCCCGTTACTGAAATTCTTTTGGATGGTATTTAAGCTTAATTTTTAGCTCTTCTAGACGTTAATCTTATGGTTGGAGTTTGGACGTAAACAGAACCCGATAAAACCAAGTTCATAATGTgatttataaacatattttcatatCATCTCTCGTTCAATGTGAAACTCTTTACACACTCATTCACTTCAAAAACTATTGAGCTTGGGCGTTGATATAAATGATTGGTGGTCCGATGACGCAAACCAGATAACCGGTGGTACAATTAATGAATCTTGCTGGCTTTGATAGCATCTTAAAATTTATGGTTGGGCTAACACAACTTCACAAAACCATCTTGAGGATTGCTTTCAATTACTTACATATTTTCAAGTCATCTCTCATTCAATGTTTGAACTCTTAACCGTTAACCAAAATATTCAAACCAAATATTCAAATTGTTACCAAGG harbors:
- the LOC11414461 gene encoding organ-specific protein P4, translating into MKSPHLSKEKMKSIFASFILFSLLLVADLSYARKDLGGYWKNMMNDQPMPEAIKELVQNQEVSDDFIRDFDVKPNVILYHTHVESKKKKEHVFVKNSQQELHGT